The nucleotide window GCTATTCCGCGAAATGTTTAACCATCATCACTTGGCCAGTACTCTGCAGCCTAGGCTGGTAAGTTATACTTTCGAAGATATGTAGGCCGGGTAACCAATGGCAATACATGCGAGAAAAAAATGGTTccgtttaatattttaaaacaaagcaaaattgCAGAAATCTTAAGTTCACTGTGAGCATTGGCAAGGAAAGTTTAGCAATTTCTACGTACGTAACACAAGATACGTGAACGTACGTAAAaactttttgttctttttctgttttttgtttcaatCTTAAAGTTCTTCTTCCTTTCCACCGATTTAATTTATCACTAAGTTCTGGTTCATTGCCTTTTGACATAACAATAAAAAggtttattattataaaattggTATTACTagcaaaaagtaattttaaatttaaaaaggcaATTAACATTCACATATTGTAGGCATACTTTGCATTTAATTTTGTGGTAGATAAAAAGATAAGGCGTCATAACTAAGGATATGCCTCGTATGTTCTGATGTTAAACTTgacataaaaaacataatttgaGTAATATCACGTAACTATTGACACATTAATGTTTTATTTGGCCTCGAAAAATATGCAggagattttttgaaaaaataacttttcggAGAAATAAAATTACTTATTCGAAAGGATTACAAAGAGCAAAGGAAAATTTTTATGCCTATCTAATCTTCAGGAGCAGAGAATACGAATCAATGACGTAAGAGAAAAAAGTCCTAATTTTCTACACCATAGTTGTACGCACAGCTAAACATTGGTTAGGAAACATTACTTTGTGAGACACTTAATtaagaaattaatttctttttcttcccATAATAAGTACACTgtctttatacaaaaaaaaaaatgtttgaatatAATTTCAAAATACAAAACACTCTCACACGTGATTCTGACCTTACTGTTCATCTTCTGAATCAGAAGAGGGAAATCCGTCAAAACGTTCGACTGCTGCTTtccatttatatattttttctttgataatTTGTCTTGTGTCTTGGAAAACAAACCTGCCCACCGATAAAAGTTTTTCACCCGTATCTGCAGAGGGTATAGATTTATAATTGGGTTGCAGTTCCAATTCAAACTCTAAAAACGGTATCAAGCCGCGATTGGTGGCTTGAAAGTTCCCTTGAATTGTCAATTTATCTTTGCTTAGCTCTACTGTATGTGAAAAGCCAGTCCACGAGTGTGCTCTAACTAGTCTCTTTTGAGTTTTTCCTGTCACGGTGTCCACAACATCTCGCATTGTACCTTCAGTAAAGGTTATCTCCGCTTCGAAGAGTTGGTGAGCTTTTTCGATTTCTTTAAACGATAACGGTGTAATTCGCAGGCAAAGAACGTGTTTTATTTCGATACTCCTTGCGGTTTCGTATTGAtcaaaatcaggtattaatttAACATTGATCCTACATCGTAATGGCATTCTAAGATGTAATTTCTTGGCTTCGGTTGTTGGTTTAGTGAGAGCATTCGCGGTAAACGATTTAGATTGCGTTAAACGCCTGTGTCGTTTCGCGTAATTTATTCGTTTAATTAGGTGACTTGGTAACGGTATGGTCTTTTGATCAAAATATTGCTTTGAATCAATATCTGATTTAGTTCTCCTTCGTGTGTGTTTTGCATTTGCTACATCTTTTGATTCAACACAAGCTTCGCTTTTTGAACGTCCGGGACGTGTATGTACATCCGAAGGGCCGCACGAGTCACTATCCGACTCGTATATAAACACGTTGTCGTttaaactaacttttttttgtttttgtacatGCTCTTTCAATCCTATTTGCGAAGACTTCATGCTGGATTTTTTGGTTTCACTTGAACATGTATTACGTCTTGGGGTAAGATTTGGGACTCTTAAATAGACCTTGTTATCATCTTCATTTGACACCTCAGAGCTATCTTCATACTCATTGAGAACATTATCCATTGATTCATTTAGGCAAGTACCCGATTCATTATACCCTGCATTTTTTTCGTGCTcttctatatttttttcatagcaTTCAACAGTTCCTAAAACAGGTTTTGAGGTCGAAGTCTCATTGGTTTCGCTTTTAATGTCCTTTTCTCCATTGCTCTCAAGCGAGACATCATTCCTGTTTATTGATATCGTCTCATGTTGAGCTGTGCTTGATTTGTTTTGCAGAGAGTCCATATCTGTAACCTTCGCTGTAGCCGTTTGATGAGATTCTATATTGTTGAGGCTAAGTGTAGTTCGTATGTTTATGCTTTCAATTTTTCGCTCCTCACAACTTCTTGATTTTGTCAGAAGATTTCGTTTTATTGGCACAGGACCAATGATTTTGTTACCATTATTTCTTGCATATTTTGATTCTTGGATTTCCCGTTTTTTCGTCGATAACTTTCGTGTACCTATGGACCTTAGTTCAGTGGAATATTGGTTCCCCATTTGATGCAATCTGTTAGCTGTGTGCAGTCCGAAGCTTACGGGGATAacactaaataaaaaatgataaaaatttcaaaacccATGAAAGAAGAACGAATACACAAGCACTGCATAAGTAACTGCTACATCTTAATTATTATAACAAAGTGATTCCCACTACTCACGTCAGCATGCTGAGACCTACATCTAAACTAAACTAACTAAATTTAACCACAAAGACGTTATGCTTCAGAAGATTATTACAAAGAAGTTGGGAGGTAAATAGGATTGAGACCAATAGGATTGAACGTCAAAAGAAGGCTGCTATTAAGAGtaatttgtaaataataatttattgaaGCAAGATTTTCGGGAAATGCTTAGTTATGGAGAATAGCTAAGAGTACAAAAaccaacaaagttaaaaaagttagaaGAAGTAACAGAATATCAAGGTGTAACTATAATTTTTGGAAGTCTATAATATGCGCGTGAATCAAAGAAAATATAACACGCGAGAAAAGTTTCCACAATTTTTAGGATACCTGATCTTAGTAAAGGCGTCAATATGCCTACACCAATTCATAAAAAAACCTGTACAAAACTTACGTTCTAAAAAGAAGGTGAATAACAGAGCTTAGTACTTCAGTACAGTTACGCCCATGAATTTTTGATTGACAGCTTTTCTAAGTTTATGGAATAGTATGCCCTCTATATTGCTAACGATGCAACATAAGTCATTCTGAGTTGACGTAAACAGTATAGTTAATACTTACTCCAAATGTAAAAGTAAAGATCGAACAGAAATAAAATGacac belongs to Hydractinia symbiolongicarpus strain clone_291-10 chromosome 1, HSymV2.1, whole genome shotgun sequence and includes:
- the LOC130640382 gene encoding uncharacterized protein LOC130640382, with product MGNQYSTELRSIGTRKLSTKKREIQESKYARNNGNKIIGPVPIKRNLLTKSRSCEERKIESINIRTTLSLNNIESHQTATAKVTDMDSLQNKSSTAQHETISINRNDVSLESNGEKDIKSETNETSTSKPVLGTVECYEKNIEEHEKNAGYNESGTCLNESMDNVLNEYEDSSEVSNEDDNKVYLRVPNLTPRRNTCSSETKKSSMKSSQIGLKEHVQKQKKVSLNDNVFIYESDSDSCGPSDVHTRPGRSKSEACVESKDVANAKHTRRRTKSDIDSKQYFDQKTIPLPSHLIKRINYAKRHRRLTQSKSFTANALTKPTTEAKKLHLRMPLRCRINVKLIPDFDQYETARSIEIKHVLCLRITPLSFKEIEKAHQLFEAEITFTEGTMRDVVDTVTGKTQKRLVRAHSWTGFSHTVELSKDKLTIQGNFQATNRGLIPFLEFELELQPNYKSIPSADTGEKLLSVGRFVFQDTRQIIKEKIYKWKAAVERFDGFPSSDSEDEQ